CTTAATGTCAGCATCGATAGCTTTTCACCGCAGCAATTTGCGCTGATCACTGGTGAAAACAAATTACATCAAGTTATGCGCGGGATCGATAAAGCATTTGAAGTAGGAATGGCTAAAATAAAAATAAACACGGTGCTAATGAGAGGGGTAAATGATGATTTAAGCTATTGTTTGCCTTGGCTTAAAGAGCATAATGTTGACTTACGTTTTATTGAGCTTATGGAAACAGGTGAGGGGCAATCTTATTTCAAACGCTATCATATGTCAGGTGAAAAGATAGAACAACAATTGCTTAAGCAAGGCTGGCAACTCATGGTTAAAGAAGGGTTATCAGGTCCTGCAAAAGTATATCAGCACACCGATTACCTAGGCAGAATTGGCCTAATTATGCCGTATGCAAAAAACTTTTGTCAGAGCTGTAATCGTCTGCGTATTTCGGCGATAGGTAAATTACATTATTGTTTATTTGGTGATTCTGCCATTGAATTACGTGACTTATTGAGTAATGATGGGCAAAAAATATTATTACAACAGCGTATTTTAAATTCATTAAAAATGAAACCAGAGACGCATTTTCTGCATCAACATGATGCGGGGATTACACAAAATCTATCTTTTATCGGCGGTTAATGCCTGGAATTAAAATAGCGCATCTTGCTTTAGGCTGTGGTTTTAAGCAAGTCACTTTACCTCTTGGTTATAAATATCACATTAAAGTTAGTGATAAATAAACCGGTAAGTGACGCTTTATAGGAAAGAAATCAAACAGCAAACTCTTTGTAAATAAATATCAGTATAGATATTATTATACCGCGAGAACTTGTATCTTGCGGTATAATAATTACATTCCCATCTGTTTTTCACGTAATTCAGCAAGCGTTTTACAATCGATGCAAAGATCGGCTGTTGGTCTTGCTTCTAAACGTTTTACACCAATTTCCACACCACAAGAATCACAATAGCCAAAATCACCACTATCAATTTTTAATAAGGTTTTTTCGATTTTCTTTATCAGTTTGCGTTCTCTGTCTCTCGCTCTAAGCTCTAAGCTAAACTCTTCTTCTTGGGTAGCTCTATCAGCAGGATCTGGGAAATTAGCCGCTTCATCTTGCATATAGCTAACTGTTTTACCCATTTCGTCGCGAAGCTGGTTTAACCATGCCTCTAAAATGAGACGAAAATGTTGTAGCTGCTTAGGGTTCATATACTCTTCGCCCACCGCCTCTTTATAAGGCTCTAAGTTAGCCATAGCAAGGAGGCTTAATGAAGAGCTATTTACTTTCTGTTCCTTTTTCAACGCGATCCCCTTTTAAACAAAATATTTAAAGCGGTAGACTATAGCAACAAATTGTTCTTTATCAAATCGTTTTTAACTATCTTTACGAAAAACTAACATATATATATTTTATATAGTTAGCGATCTAAACATAGCACAATTTTTGTTGAATATATTATCTATTGTTTGGTTCTATCTAGGTTTTTTAACACAGTTTCATGGCAAAAATAGCTAGTTTAAATTACGACCAGCGGGTCATCCCTTTTAATGGTAGATGACTAATTAGTTCGGACAACAAGCTATGATCGGGTAATACTAATTCTGGTTCGAGGTCGAAGAGTGGGTAGAGCACGAATTCACGGTTTTTCATATCATAGTGAGGAATAGTCAAATTTTCACTATTTATCTGTATATTATCGTACAGCAGTATATCTAAATCGAGAGTTCGTGGCCCCCATCGATTGGATTTCCTAACTCTACCAAGGTCTTTTTCAATTTTTTGCAAGGCATTTAATAGGGCGATAGGTGACAACTCGGTGGTAATTTTTATTACCGCATTTAAATAATCAGGTTGATCTTGTGGTCCTAAAGGCTTGCTACGATAAAAAGGGGAGACTTCAAGCACTTTGGTCGATCGTAATGAATTGACCGATTTAACTGCATCTTGTGCTTGTTTTAATGGCTCGCCTAAGTTCGCTCCTAATGCAATAAATGCTAACGACATATTTTATTCCTAACTATTCATATGCATAAAACAAAATTTACTTTGTTAAAATGCGCGTTAATACAATATCCTGTTTGTTTTTATAACCAATCATTATAGCAAAATAATAACCAATTTTTGTCTTTTATGTCATTTTCGTTTGTCTTTCTGTCAATTGCGTGCAATTTGTGTTCAATCTCGTATAATCAATCAATACTCGATTTTATATTATTGTTAATTGCGAACTAAGGAGACACAAATGAATGTTGCTTTTGTAACTGGCGCCTCAGCCGGATTTGGTGAAGCTATTTGTCGTAAATTGATTGCTGATGGATATAAAGTTATAGGTAGTGCAAGGCGTATAGATAAACTAACCACTTTAGCTACTGAGCTTGGGGATAATTTTTTACCGTTACAATTAGATGTAACACAAAAAGATGCGGTCGATAACCTACTATTAAGCCTACCGCAAGGCTTTAAAAATATTGATATCTTAATTAATAATGCAGGATTAGCGCTAGGAATGGAGCCTGCATATGAAGCAAATTATGATGATTGGGAGACGATGGTTCATACTAATATCATCGGCTTAATGCATTTAACACGGGTTATTCTCCCCAGTATGGTTGAACGTAATTTTGGCTATATTATTAATTTGGGCTCTACAGCAGGTAATTACGCTTATCGAGGTGGTAATGTCTATGGTGCAACTAAAGCTTTTGTTAAACAATTTAGTGCCAATTTACGTACTGATTTATTCGGTAAAAAAATACGTGTAACCAATATCGAGCCAGGATTATGTGGTGGTACCGAATTTTCCAATGTAAGATTTCATGGCGATAAAGCACAAGCTGAAGCTATTTATCAAAATGTTAATTTTATTACTGCGGAAGATATTGCTAACACCATTTCATGGCTAGTTGATACACCTGCACATTTTAATGTTAACTCATTAGAAATCATGCCAGTTGCTCAAGTAGCAGCTGGGCTTGCGGTATCTAAAGATATGACATAATTATGTACTATATCAATATGCCTAACTTATATTAAAATCTATTGTATTAAAGCGGATTACTGACAATTGCGTTACGGTTAGGTATGGTTATTTGATTGTAAGCCGCTAACTTAAAAATAAAAAAATTTGATTGTTAATAAAATACACTTGCACTTATGTTCAGTGATTGCTATTCTTTTGCCTTAATAGTGAATTGAGGTTTATCAACAATGGCATTTTCTGCGGTTATCAATATATTTGCAAATAGCCTTCCAGGCACAGATAGCTATGTGAAGCTGCGTCAAGCAATGCAAAAATTAATTCAAGAAGATCCTAGTAATGCTGCGGTTTACTTTTTGGTATTTGGTTTTGCTCGTACTTATGTCATGTTATATGAAGATCAAGAAGTGTCACCACAATTTGCCGAAGACAACCAAAAACTGATGCTGTCCTATCTAAACATACTTGATAGCGCACTCAAAAAAGGTGATGGTGCTAGTTTATATAGTGCACTAAATTGTGTTGTGAACGAATACGAAAATAGTAAAAAAGTTTTTTAA
The genomic region above belongs to Orbaceae bacterium lpD02 and contains:
- the moaA gene encoding GTP 3',8-cyclase MoaA; its protein translation is MQQHSGDTLLVDGYQRRFEYLRLSLTEQCNFRCQYCLPDGYHPDRTNQFLAMPEIKRVINAFSELGVKKVRLTGGEPTLRRDFTDIISSIADYSSIKEIALTTNGSRLYHNIAQWKDAGLTSLNVSIDSFSPQQFALITGENKLHQVMRGIDKAFEVGMAKIKINTVLMRGVNDDLSYCLPWLKEHNVDLRFIELMETGEGQSYFKRYHMSGEKIEQQLLKQGWQLMVKEGLSGPAKVYQHTDYLGRIGLIMPYAKNFCQSCNRLRISAIGKLHYCLFGDSAIELRDLLSNDGQKILLQQRILNSLKMKPETHFLHQHDAGITQNLSFIGG
- the dksA gene encoding RNA polymerase-binding protein DksA, with the protein product MKKEQKVNSSSLSLLAMANLEPYKEAVGEEYMNPKQLQHFRLILEAWLNQLRDEMGKTVSYMQDEAANFPDPADRATQEEEFSLELRARDRERKLIKKIEKTLLKIDSGDFGYCDSCGVEIGVKRLEARPTADLCIDCKTLAELREKQMGM
- the folK gene encoding 2-amino-4-hydroxy-6-hydroxymethyldihydropteridine diphosphokinase: MSLAFIALGANLGEPLKQAQDAVKSVNSLRSTKVLEVSPFYRSKPLGPQDQPDYLNAVIKITTELSPIALLNALQKIEKDLGRVRKSNRWGPRTLDLDILLYDNIQINSENLTIPHYDMKNREFVLYPLFDLEPELVLPDHSLLSELISHLPLKGMTRWS
- a CDS encoding SDR family NAD(P)-dependent oxidoreductase; translated protein: MNVAFVTGASAGFGEAICRKLIADGYKVIGSARRIDKLTTLATELGDNFLPLQLDVTQKDAVDNLLLSLPQGFKNIDILINNAGLALGMEPAYEANYDDWETMVHTNIIGLMHLTRVILPSMVERNFGYIINLGSTAGNYAYRGGNVYGATKAFVKQFSANLRTDLFGKKIRVTNIEPGLCGGTEFSNVRFHGDKAQAEAIYQNVNFITAEDIANTISWLVDTPAHFNVNSLEIMPVAQVAAGLAVSKDMT